A stretch of DNA from Streptomyces xanthii:
AGTGGAGGCAGCCGTTGCGCGCCCTGCTGCCCGTCGTAGAAGGCTGGGGTACCCGTGATGACGAGGAAGAGCCCGGGAAACCTGCCCGCGTCGATCTCGTCGAGGAGTTGCCGTAGTGCGTTGAGACCCTTCTCCCGGACATCGCCACGAACCCGCTGCAGTGTCTCGATCTCGTCGAGTACGAGGAGAAGGCCGGGATGGCCGCAGTCCCGCAACACGGTGAGCAGGCCCTGGAGAAAGCCCAGGGCCGCGAAATGGTCGAGGTCTCCGCGCACTCCCGCCGAACGGCGGGCCGACGCCGCGACGGACTTCTGTCCGCCGAGCCATGCGATCAGCGCTTCCGCAGTGGCCGCGTCCCCCTCCGCGACCGCCGCACGGTAGCCGCGCAGGGCCGCGGCGAAAGCAGGAGTGGTGCGTGCGACATCGGCGAGCCGTCGCTCCATCAGCGCCGTCACGGCCTCGGAGAGCGCCGCCTCGTCCTCCTCGTCGAGGTCCCCGCCGTCGAGGACTTCCTCCTCCAGCGTGTAGAACCAGGAATCAATCACCGCTCGGAGTGCACTGGGTTGGTGCGTGGCCGTCGCCAGGCGCTCGGTGAGCCTTCGGTAGACGGTCTCCAGGCGGTGCAGGGGCGTTTCCGTTTCGGAGATCTGTACTTCCGCGGTGGCCAGGCCGGCGCGCTTGGCGCGCTCGGTCAGCCAGCGTGCGAAGAACGTCTTGCCTGACCCGTAGTCGCCACGGATCGCGTGGAAGGCAGCACCACCGCGGGTCACCGCGGCCAGGTCCTCGTCGAGGGCACTTTCGAACCGGCCGAGTCCCACGGCGAAAAGGTCGAGGCCGGCCTGCGGTACGGTGCCGCGTCGTAGCGCGTCGATGACCTCGCGCCGTCTGGCCACGCTCACCAGGGCGGACTGCGACATCTCGTTACTCCTTCTTCGGCTTCGGTTGCGGCAGGAACTGCTCGCGAAGCAGCGGGACATCGAGTTTCACCGCATGCCCAGCGTCGACGAACCCGAGGACGGGATAGCCCTCGACATTCAGCAGTCGCTGGACCGTCGCGACGAATCCCTCGATGTTGCGCCGGACGCGTCCGGTCGCCGAGACGGCCGCGGCGAGTGCTGCCGGGGACATGGTGCCGCCCGCGGCGACGAGAGCGTCGATGACCGCGGCGACGACCTTCGCTTCCGGCGCTTTGCGGACGTACTCCTTCTGCGCCGCATAGACCTCGCTCGCCACCACCTCGCTGCCCAGACCGACGGGGGCTCGGGGCGGCACGGAAGAACTCTTGCGGGCCTCGGTGCCTGCTGTGTCCTGGCGCGGCGCCGACTGCGTTGCGGCTCCCGCGCTCCCGGCAGCGGACATTGCTGCCCTTGTGGACTCGTCAGCCGGCAGGGGCTCGGTCCACCACGAGGGGGTCGACTGCTCCCGCGGGAGCCCGACCCAGCCCTTGGGCGTCTGTTCGGCCACTGCGATCAGAGTGAGTACCGGCACCGTCACCTCCGCGAGAGACGCGCCTCCGTGGTAGCCGGCCTTACGTGCGGTGTACCGGATGTCCTCACGCCACGGCGCGACGATGCTCCCGCCGCCTTCGAGGATCCGTTCTCCCCGGATCTCGATCTCGCCCTCGCCGGCCGGCCCGCCGGTGCGCCAGCGGGGCGAGGCTGCTGCGGCCGTGTCCGCCTCCGCGCTCCGACTGCGGCTGCCGCGTTCCAGGACGTGTCCGTGGTCGGCGACCAGCACGACCGGTCGTCCGTAGCTCCTGGCTGCCGAGAGCAGGTCCCGCAGATGGGTGATGTCGTCGAGGCCCCAGGTCGTGCCGCGCCCCTGTTGTCCCTTTTCGAGCGCGTCGTCGATGGTGTTCAGGACGACGCCGACAACTGCCTCGGAGGCGAGTGCACCCATGAGCTCGTGGGAAAGGGCATGGCCCGTCTCGCCACCGATATCCGCTTTGTGGAAAAGAGCGGCTTCCTTGCGGTGGCGTTTCCAGAAGGCGCTGAAGCCTGCGGTCTCCACGGACTGTCCGCCGCGGACTGGTTTCGCGGCGAGCAGCGAAGCACGGCTCGTTCGGGTGACGGAGGGCAGCATGGACACCGCGGCCGTGCGGACTGCAGGCTGTCCGTCGACCGGTCCCGGCACCACTTCCCGCCAGCCTTCGCGTTCGGCCTCCTCACCGAGCTGTATGGCGACCGCGCAGCTCATCCCGTCGAGTACGACGACCAGGGGAGCTCCCGCACCGGCCAGTGGACGTACAGCCGTCTCCAGTACGTTCTCGATCACAAGGGCGTCGTTCGGCTGGTGTGCGTCGGCGTGTGCGGACCAGGCCGCGAGACGGCGGGCGAACTGCTCGTCGAGGACTTCTCTGCGCGCTCGGCCTCTCTCGTAAAGGCCCTGCAGTTCGCGGCCCGTGGTCAGGTCACCGCCCGGGTCCCCCGCCCACAGGAGGGTGAGCGCGCGGTCGGCCCACCCCCAGTCGGTGATCTGCGAGCGGATGCCGCTCGCCACCGTGGGCACGGCCGGTTCGGGCTGTTCGAGCCAGCGGGCGATGCGCACTGCCATCTCGGCGACCTGCACCCGGTCCGGGTAGAGGGCTGCGAGGCCGTGTCCTGCCAGGTCCGCGAGCGCGGCGTCTCCTGCCGTGGAGGAACGGCGTGCTTCGGCGACCGTCCGGCCGAGTTGCGCGGCGAATCCTGTGGGGAGGAACCGGCTCTTGGTGAGGGGCTCGGCGAGACCTGCTGTTTCGGCCAGCTCGTCGGCACGGTCCAGCACGGCGAAGACCTGGCGCCGGGCACGCGGGCTGGTTCTGGCTTGGGCAATCCAGCGGGTCAGGGCCCCTTCCACCGCGTCGGTGAAGGCGCTGAGGGCGGCCCGGCGGGGCATGACCTGGCCGAAGAGGCCGCCGATCGTGAGGGCGGTGTCGGGAGCCACCGCCGGGTCCCTCAGGACCGCTGCGAGGACGCCGAGTGACATGGCGTCATGGCCGAGTCCGGCTTCCGCGAGGGAGAGAAGTACCGGTGCCGCGGGGCCCGCGGTGTCTCCGAGCCACTTCTTCAGTTCGGTGCGTTCCGCGAGGGACAGTTCGGCGAAGCGGAGTGGGCCCGCCGGTGTACGCGACCAGGCCAGAAGGGTGTCGGTGTCGAGCGTGGGCGGTCCTGCCTGGGACCCGGTCGCGGAGCCGCCCTCACCGGAGCCGAGGCCGAGCCGCTGCACGGCCAAGGCCCGCAGCGCGGTGTCGAGGGTGAGCAGTCCTGCGACACGCGGCCAGCCGGCGTCGGACGGTTCGGCTTCCAAGAGGGCTTCCAGGAGCCACTCCATGTCGTACATGCGCACATCGAGGCCGGTGGCGCCGAATCGCTGGGTGACGATCTCCGCGTTCTCGACGGTGAGCGTACGGCGGAGAATGGCCTGCCCGCGCAGGTCCCAACCGAGCTGTTCGTCGTCGACCCCGGTGGTGACCACGAGGATGTCGCCCGGAGCAGCCGTGTTCCGGTGGTCGTGCCAGGCGGCCGTCACGCCGAGGACGGAGGATTCGTCGCGGACCTGCACGCGGCGGGGTTCGTTGTCGACGGCAGTGGTGAACCGGGCGGGCGCTCCTGGGAGGTAGCGGCCGTGGACCAGGACCAGGCTGCGTTCACGGAGGCTGTCCTGGTGGGCGGTCAGGAGCGCTTCGACGGTGCGGCGTCCGACCCGGGGCGCGGGAGGGGCCATCAGTCTCCGGTCCCTTCACTGTCGCCGCCCTCGGCTGCGACCGGCTTCCAGATGACCTGGACCCTGCGGTCGGGATGCGCGGCCAGGAACGTACGGATCTCGTCCTCGATGCGCGTGACCGTGGCGGCCAGAGTCGCTTCCAGCTGTGTGGGTTCGACCACGTGCACGGCGCGGGGAGCCTCGGTGCGGCCCGAGGGCGCGGTCCCGGGGCCTGTGCTGTCGGTGGGAGGTGCCGTGGCGGGAGGAGTGGGGACACGCGGGTTCCCGTGCTCGGTGAGGCTGACGTCCTGGGCGGTGGGCTCCGAAGTCACGGCCGGACCCACGGGCGTGACGGGCCCGGCTGCCTGCGCGATCCGGGCCACCTCGCGCATCAGCGCCTTCGTGCTGTCACGCAGTCCGTCCAGTACAGGAACGAGCGAGAACTCCTCCTCGTGCTCGTTGGCGGTCCGGGCGACCTGGTCGAGGAGCCGCCTTGCGCGTTCCCCGAGGCTGTCGCCCCGACCGGTGAGGGAGCAGACCGTGTCGAGGTCGTCCGTCCAGTCGGGCGAGCGCAGCGCGGCGAGTACCTCGGGGGCCTGTACGAGCGCCGCCCCGATCTCTCCGTCCGTGACGTCGTACGCAGCCGCCGCCAGCTCCCTCACCAGGGCGGCGGGGGTATCGGTGCGCAACAGTCGCGCGACGAGATCGGCCGCCGCCTTCATGGACCTGATACGCGGCGCGTCCGCACCCCCCGGTCCTGCCAGGCCGAGACGTGCCGCGTTGTCCTGCAGGAGGGAGCGGGCATCGCCGAGCGCTCGCTGGTTGTCCTCGGCGACCTTGCGGACCTTCTCCGCGAGACTCGCGACGTTCCGGGCGAACAACACCCGCGAGACGGTCTCGCCGAAGATCTTCCCCGCGCGGCCAAGGGCCGTGCTGAACTCCTCTTCGGTGGGGAGTTCCACCGCCCGGAGTCCGTACCCTTGCCCGATTCGTTCGAGGTCGGGAGCCTCGGTCAGTGGCGAGGTCTGGTAGACCCAGGTGCGGTCGTCGAGCAGGGCATAGGTCGCGATGATCAGGTTGCTGACGTTGCGGTCCAGGCCGGTGTAGCCCAGCTCCTCGATCCAGGTGCGAATGTCCTCCACCGACAGGTCGGGACCGACGTCCGGATGGTCCGCGGCCTTCTTGTTGATCCGCAGCCGCCAGTCGTTCGTAACGTTCAGCGGCCCGTCGTGTACCTCGCCGAGCCCGAGGGCGTGGACGATTTTCCGTACGGTGGCCAGCTGATGCCCGTCGACGACGACACGGCGACTGCCGTCGGCCATGGCCCGGTTGATCCACGTCAGCGTGGTCTTCAGCTCGGCTTTGGTGATGGCCTTGCGGGTGAGGCGGGGGTCGAAGTCCGGGTGCTTGGGGTGCCGCGCCGCGAGGATGTCGTCCGCGATGAAGTACAGGTTCTCCTCGAAGCCGACCGCTGCCTCGGGGTTGGTTCGGGTGAAACCGGGCTGGAGGGTGAGCAGGTGCTTCCCCTCGGGCACCTCGGCGCCGGTGGTGCCCGGCTCGGCCCGGGCGATGCCGTACACCTGCTGGAGCGCCTCGATGAGCTGGCCGGTGAGGTTGTCACTGGACGCCTTGAGCTGGTTACGGATCTGAGCGCGCTCCTCGGCGGGACGCGTGGCGGTGTGCTCTTCGAGCCGGTCCCGCTCGAGCAGATAATTGATCTTCAGCAGACGTCCGAGGTTGCGGCTCTTCTGCTCGGAGAGGAAGTCGGACAGCCAGACGACGGTGGGGTGGGTCTTCCCGGCGCGCTTCATCCGGTCGACCCGCTGTACGTCGTCCATCGGCGAGTGGTCGCCGTCGTCGAAGGGGTAGTCGATGACAATTCTCAGGTCGCTGCCCAGCTGCGGCCTGAACTGCTCGTCAGGCAGATGGGGATCGCGGACGTTACCGAAGACGAACTCGACGGTGCGCTTCGTCCCGCGCCACACGACCTCCCGTACACAGACGAACGCCTGGGTGTCGGGGATCTTGAGGGCGGCCCACAGCTGGTCCTTGATCCACTGTCGCCGGTAGCCGGTCTGGTCGGCGACGCCCTGCACCTCTTCGAGGAGCGGCTCGACGTCCAGGTCGGACAGGTGCAGATGAAACACCGGGTCGGTGCTGTCGCCCTCGCTGCGCAGTTCCCCGTCGAACCCCTCGGACTGCAGTTCCTGCAGCCGTTTGACCGCTACCGAGCCCGCATCGCCGACCCGGGTTCGGATCGTGCCGTGATTCAGGGCCGCGAGCTTCCCACCGGTGAGCCGGGACAGCGCGGGCACGTGCGGGGCGAGGGCAGCGAGCAGCAGTGTCTTGACGAGCCGGTCGTCGGTCTGGAACCGCTTGTCGTCGGCCGAGCCGTACTTCGTCAGAAGGTGCTCGCGCACCCGCTCGTGGAAGCGCCGGGCGGTCTCCGCCTCCGCCTTCAGCTTGGCCGTGAACGCCTCACCAGTGCGCTGCGCGATGACGTCCCACAGATCCCCTATCGGGATGAGCTCGCCGAGCTTGAGGTCGTCGAGGCGACGCCCGAGGAGTTCCTGTACGAGCTTGAGGCCGGTCCGCTCGCGCTGCAGCGCCCCCGACAGGTCGACCAGGACGTTGAGCAGAGCGGGAGACAAGGGATAGAGCGTACGGAAGTCGTCCCAGTTCGCCTCGGTGCGGCCCTGCGCGTCGAGCAGGACCTGCCGCACCTCGTCCCTGGAGGACTCGACGAGCCGGAACGCATCGTCGCGCGCCTGCTCCATACCGGGCCGCGGAGCGAGGACCCGGTGCTTGATGATCTCGACGAGGTTGCTGTCCTCCAGCTCGACGACGTCGATCCGCCCCGCGAGATAGTCGATCTGCTGCTCGAGGTTCTGCACCTCGGCGCCCGCGACATCCGCACCGATCAGCTGCGACAGGTCTCGCTGGCGGGAGATGAACGACACGATCGGCACCGGCCGGTCCCCGTCGCCGGACTCGATCAGCTTGACCAGCCGCTGCACCTGGTCCCGGACGAAGTCCTGCTCACCCATGTGCGCCTGGAGCCAGAGGATCAGCTCGTCGAGGAACAACACGACGCCGTCGTAGCCGCGGTCCTTGGCGTGCCGGGAGATGACCTTCAGGCCATTCTCCAGCGGAATGAAGGAGTCCTTGTCACCGCGGGCTGCCTGGGCGTACGCCGCCATGGGGCCGCTGACCAGCGCGGACACCAGTCGGTCACGTTCCGGGTCGCCGGCCTTCGCCGCGAATGCTTCGTCCAGTTCGGCGGTGGTCCACTCAAGCGGTCCGGCGACGTCGCCCGTACCCGCGTCGAGGACGGGCACATCGTCATCGTCGTCGTCCGTCGCGGCAGCCCGGGCAGTCGGCGCTCCGGCTCCGAGCCACTGCCGGAACTTGTCGTCGTCAGCGAGGAAGTCACGCTGCCGCTGCGCATCGGCGAGCAGTGCGTCGGCCCGGTAGACGGCGGGGGTCGGTGCTTCGGGGTGGAGCTGCCGCACAGTGTGCACGTATCCGCCGAGCAGCGCGGAGTCCAGGTCCGCGGAGCCGACCAGGTGGTAGGGCACCATCAGGAAGCGGCTGTTCGGCAGCCAGTCCTGGTGCTCGGCCATCACCTCGGCGAGGCCCCGCTTGTCCCGGGCCGCCGGATGGTTGTTGAGCGCCGCGTGCAGCACGGTCAGGAAGTGGCTCTTACCGGCACCGAACGAGCCGTGCAGATAGGCAGCGTGCGAGTCGCCCGTGCGCACGGCGTCGGCGACCAGACCGAGTGCCTTGCGGAACTGCTTCTGCAGCTGTTCGGTGACGACGTACTCGGCCACCCGTTCGTCGGTCTCATTGAAGCCTTGCGAGAGATCGACCTTGAAATTTCCGGCGTGAACGTCTTCCTTGATGGCAATGACGTCACGCAGGACGAGCTCTCTGGTCGACATCAGGCGATCATTCCCTCACTCGGCTGGACCCTGGCGGCACCGGTGACGCGCTGCGGCTGCGCGCCCCTTGCCAATCTTGCCAGGCCATACGTGTGCGGAACCGGCCCTTCGCACCCTTCGCACACCGGCCGATCACTTTGCGCAACCTCTCGCGCCCCGCCGGCCTCTCCACCTCACTCAGCGTGGCGCCCGATGACCGGGCAGGCACACCGGCCATGGCCGAGTCACGCCCTACCTCGCAGTCCAGGTTGCTGCTCCCCTGGAGAGAGGGCTGTCGGCGCCCTACGGGGGGGGAGGACGGATGGGCACGTCATCACGGTGGCCGGGGCCGAGAGGAAATCCCGGTACTCCGGCCGGCGAGTGGAGCCGTATCGGCAGGCGTCTGTCCTCGTGGCGCTCCGGCCGTCCGGAGGACCTGGACGAGATCGCCGGGGATTGCCTGGGGGTCCTGCATCGGACGATGCGAGCCGACCCTGCCGCATTCGGCCTACGAGACGCCGCCCGCGCGGGAGGTGAACGGCTGACGGCGGTCATGGACGATCTCGCGGCGGGTCAGGGCACGACAGCGAACGCACTTCCTGATCCGGGCGGACAAGACGCCCGTACGGATTTCGTGGCCCGGCTCGTCCGGGCCGTGGGCGGCGAGGGCGGCACGGTCGCCGACGCGGCCGTACGGCGGGCGGCAGCGGCGACCGCCGACCGGATGGCCACACAGCATCCGGAGGTGCTCGCCGCGAACGGCAAGGGCTGGTCCGGCGACCTGCTCTGCCTGATCTACCAGTGGTTCTTCGCGGACGTCGTGGCCGAGTTCCTGCGCGGCGTCATCGCCGAGAAGATCAAACTCGTGGTCCCAGTCCTGCCGGTGGCCGATCCTGAGGACCACGTCGCGGACTGGGTCGCCGAACAGGTGCTGCATCTGGTGCCGAACCCGTGCGAGGAGGCCGAACATCTCAAGGACGCGGTGGAGCAGGCCGAGGACGCGGTCACCGCTTTCGAGGATCCAACAGTCGGCACACTCGCGCAGGTCGCGCGAGGTCTGGTCCCGAGGGCGGTCGGCACGGTGCTCGGACTGCTCACCCCGCCCGAATCCACTGCAGAGCACGAGTCGGGCGCCGAACCGAGCGAGGGGAGCCCCGCCGCATGACGGGCACACCGGCCTTCCACTTCTGGCTCTCCCATCCTGGCGCCCAAGCACCAGGCAGTGGCTGGCAGCCGCTGAGCGACGCCCTGTACTGGGAGTCCCCCACCCGCGCGCCCGACCGCCGCCAGCTCCTCGCAGCCGCCCCGGACTGGGCGGACGACCTCCAGCGGGTGGCCCGTGCCGTCTTCGCCGCGGACCGCTGCACCTCGCGGGAGCAGACCTTCGACCGCTGGACCCGGCACATCCGCCTCTCCGTCCCGGTCACCGCGCCGGACGCGTGGACTCGCGCCCTCCCGCACCTCATCGCACTGCTCGCGACAGTGACGGGCGACCGCTGGGAGGTCGAGTTCCGCCCGTACGACGCTGACGCACGGCCCCGGTCCCGCCCACTGCCCTTCGCCCCTGACGAGTACGCGCGCGAGGTGGCTCTGTTCTCCGGCGGCCTCGACTCCCTCGGCTGGGCGGCCCAACGCGCCACGGTGCGCAGCCCGCACGCGCTGCTTCTGGTCATGTTCGAGGAGCGGAACTTCGAGTCTGTCCAGGACACCGTGTACGAAGCGGTGCTCCGGCGCAGCGAGCGCGACCTGCGACGCCTGGAGCAGAGTCAGACGATCCGCAGGCCAAGGGATGCCACCTTCACGCTTGAACGCTCCACACGGTCCCGCGGCCTGTTGTACGCCGCCACGGCCGTACACGCGGCCGCGGCCGAGCGCGTCCCTGTCGTACACATCCCGGAGAACGGCCAACTCGCTCTCAACCCGCCCCACTCAGCGGCCCGTTGGGGCGCGTGCTCCACCCGCTCGGTGCATCCGTGGACGCTGCACCACCTCAACCGGGTCATCGAGCTGATCACGGACCGGCCGGAGCAGGGGGTCCGGGTCGTCAATCCGTTCGCGGCGCTCACCGAAGGTGAGGTGTGCGAAGCTGCCCGGGACGCCGGGATGCCCCGGGAGATCCTGGAGGCCACGCTGAGCTGCGGCACGTCTCCCATGCGGCAGCTCGGGCGGTCGCGGTTGCCGCGCCTGCCGCACTGCGGCCTCTGCTTCCCCTGCCTGGTCCGCCGCTCGGGCCTGCTGCACGCATACGGCGAGGACCGCACTCCCTACGCGGCCGACCCCTGGGGCCCGTCCTTGGACGCGGACCTCGCCCAGCACTGGCGGGCACTCACGCGCTGGCTGGACACACAGTGCACAGTGCTCGACCTGGTCGCCGATGTCCCGCTGCCCCCCGAGGCCCGCACCCCGGACCTCCTGGACGTCGTGGAGCGCGGCCGGGAGGAACTGCGGGCACTGGTCGCGCAGGCGCCTGCGGTACGGCGATCCGCGTGAAGGACCTCGCGGATCACGACACGACGGGCTCGGTCTGGGCCCACACGGTCTTGCCGGGACCGGTGCGGTCGTCGACGCCCCAGCGGTGCGCGACAGCCTCGACGAGGGCGAGCCCCCGTCCACCGTCGGCTTCCGGGTCGGCCATGCCGACGCTCGACGGGTCAGGCCGACGCGGGTGAGTGTCGGACACCTCGATCCGCACGACGGTGGTCTTGTGCTCGTACAGCAGGCGCAGTTCGAAGTTCCGCCCCGGTACGCGTCCGTGGCGGGCGGCGTTGGCCGCGAGCTCGGCGACAATCAGGGCGACCGTGTCGTGGAGCGGGGCGCCGGGCGAGATGCCCCAGCCGCCGAGCTGCCTCGAAGCGAACCGGCGCGCGAGGCTGGCTCCGAGCCGAGTCGCGGGAAACGTATGGGTGAAGACACTGACGGTTACGGTCGGTTGGGCCTGCTGCGATGTCATGGCGCCAGCCTTCCGGCGCCGCACCGCAGGTGACAGGAACGCCACCGGTACAGATCCATCTGTATGGGTTCACGCACTGGACTGGGCGGGTAACTCCCCGTAACTCTTGATGAGTTGATCGACGCGCGGGAGGCGGGCTGCGATGACGGCGGACCACGACGGTGACACGGCGGCGGGCGGCGAACCCGAACTGTCCGACAGCCTGAGGACGTTCGGGGCAGTCCTGAAGGCCCTCCGGGAGGCGGACGGCCTCACCCAGGAGGAGTTCGCACTGCGTGTTCGCTACTCGGCGGCGTACGTCGCGAAGATCGAACAGGGCAAGCGGTTCCCACCGGAGAACCTGCCGGACCGCGCGGCGGAGGTCCTGGGGTCGGTTGCAGGGAAAGTGCTCGCGGCAGCGGCGAAGAGCCTACGGAGGAAGGCCGGTCTGGCGTCCTGGTTCCTGCAGTGGGCGGGGATCGAGGAGGAAGCGATCACGCTGTACGCGTATGAGTGCCGAGGGGTTCCGGGGTTGTTGCAGCCGGAGGGGTATATCCGGGCGGTATTCGAGCGCCAGCTTCCGCCGCTCACAGAGGAGCAGATCGGACGCCAGGTGGCAGCTCGGCTCGAACGGCAGCGGGTGCTGTCCGAGCGCCCTAACACCGCCTTCAGCTTCATCATCGAACAGTGCATTTTGGAACGGCACGTGGGCGGATCCGACGTGACGAAGGTCGCCGTCGACCACCTATTGGACCTCGGCCGCCGCACCAACGTCGAAATCCAGATCATGCCACTCAGGCAGGAGGACCACGCCGGCACCGACGGCCAGATGTACCTGGCCGAGAGCGCAGGCAACCAATGGTTCGGCTACGTCGAGGGCCATCGTTCGAGCGCTCTGATCACCGCTTCAAGCGAAGTCAGCATCCTCCTTCAGCGCTATGGCAAGCTGCGTTCCCAGGCCCTGGATTGCCGGGCTACGGTGAGCTTGCTGGAACAGATGCGAGGAGCGCTATGAGCACCACTGATGACCTGAGCTGGTTCAAGAGCAGCTACAGCGGCGGGGACGGCGACAACTGCATCGAGATCGCCGTCCGCCCGGACGCGGTCCATGTCCGCGACTCCAAGGACACCGGCCTCCGCCCCTTCACCGTGACGCCTGACGCATGGACGGCCTTCACCACGTACGCGTCCGGATCCTGACGCCCGAGGTGGGTGAGGCGGCAGCGCACCGCCGCCGCCTCACCCACCTCCCGTTCCCCTACTCCCCGCCCAACTCGACCTGCTCGACAGGCTTCTTCTT
This window harbors:
- the brxD gene encoding BREX system ATP-binding protein BrxD, with product MSQSALVSVARRREVIDALRRGTVPQAGLDLFAVGLGRFESALDEDLAAVTRGGAAFHAIRGDYGSGKTFFARWLTERAKRAGLATAEVQISETETPLHRLETVYRRLTERLATATHQPSALRAVIDSWFYTLEEEVLDGGDLDEEDEAALSEAVTALMERRLADVARTTPAFAAALRGYRAAVAEGDAATAEALIAWLGGQKSVAASARRSAGVRGDLDHFAALGFLQGLLTVLRDCGHPGLLLVLDEIETLQRVRGDVREKGLNALRQLLDEIDAGRFPGLFLVITGTPAFYDGQQGAQRLPPLAQRLATDFTTDPRFDSPRAVQLRLPGFDLARLGELGRNVRDLYQGAAAHPGRVAARVDDRYVDELATAVTGGLGGKVGVAPRVFLRKLVADVLDRVDEFEDFDPREHYALTIAETELTVIERNAASGDADDIALELP
- the pglZ gene encoding BREX-2 system phosphatase PglZ, encoding MAPPAPRVGRRTVEALLTAHQDSLRERSLVLVHGRYLPGAPARFTTAVDNEPRRVQVRDESSVLGVTAAWHDHRNTAAPGDILVVTTGVDDEQLGWDLRGQAILRRTLTVENAEIVTQRFGATGLDVRMYDMEWLLEALLEAEPSDAGWPRVAGLLTLDTALRALAVQRLGLGSGEGGSATGSQAGPPTLDTDTLLAWSRTPAGPLRFAELSLAERTELKKWLGDTAGPAAPVLLSLAEAGLGHDAMSLGVLAAVLRDPAVAPDTALTIGGLFGQVMPRRAALSAFTDAVEGALTRWIAQARTSPRARRQVFAVLDRADELAETAGLAEPLTKSRFLPTGFAAQLGRTVAEARRSSTAGDAALADLAGHGLAALYPDRVQVAEMAVRIARWLEQPEPAVPTVASGIRSQITDWGWADRALTLLWAGDPGGDLTTGRELQGLYERGRARREVLDEQFARRLAAWSAHADAHQPNDALVIENVLETAVRPLAGAGAPLVVVLDGMSCAVAIQLGEEAEREGWREVVPGPVDGQPAVRTAAVSMLPSVTRTSRASLLAAKPVRGGQSVETAGFSAFWKRHRKEAALFHKADIGGETGHALSHELMGALASEAVVGVVLNTIDDALEKGQQGRGTTWGLDDITHLRDLLSAARSYGRPVVLVADHGHVLERGSRSRSAEADTAAAASPRWRTGGPAGEGEIEIRGERILEGGGSIVAPWREDIRYTARKAGYHGGASLAEVTVPVLTLIAVAEQTPKGWVGLPREQSTPSWWTEPLPADESTRAAMSAAGSAGAATQSAPRQDTAGTEARKSSSVPPRAPVGLGSEVVASEVYAAQKEYVRKAPEAKVVAAVIDALVAAGGTMSPAALAAAVSATGRVRRNIEGFVATVQRLLNVEGYPVLGFVDAGHAVKLDVPLLREQFLPQPKPKKE
- a CDS encoding PglY protein, which codes for MSTRELVLRDVIAIKEDVHAGNFKVDLSQGFNETDERVAEYVVTEQLQKQFRKALGLVADAVRTGDSHAAYLHGSFGAGKSHFLTVLHAALNNHPAARDKRGLAEVMAEHQDWLPNSRFLMVPYHLVGSADLDSALLGGYVHTVRQLHPEAPTPAVYRADALLADAQRQRDFLADDDKFRQWLGAGAPTARAAATDDDDDDVPVLDAGTGDVAGPLEWTTAELDEAFAAKAGDPERDRLVSALVSGPMAAYAQAARGDKDSFIPLENGLKVISRHAKDRGYDGVVLFLDELILWLQAHMGEQDFVRDQVQRLVKLIESGDGDRPVPIVSFISRQRDLSQLIGADVAGAEVQNLEQQIDYLAGRIDVVELEDSNLVEIIKHRVLAPRPGMEQARDDAFRLVESSRDEVRQVLLDAQGRTEANWDDFRTLYPLSPALLNVLVDLSGALQRERTGLKLVQELLGRRLDDLKLGELIPIGDLWDVIAQRTGEAFTAKLKAEAETARRFHERVREHLLTKYGSADDKRFQTDDRLVKTLLLAALAPHVPALSRLTGGKLAALNHGTIRTRVGDAGSVAVKRLQELQSEGFDGELRSEGDSTDPVFHLHLSDLDVEPLLEEVQGVADQTGYRRQWIKDQLWAALKIPDTQAFVCVREVVWRGTKRTVEFVFGNVRDPHLPDEQFRPQLGSDLRIVIDYPFDDGDHSPMDDVQRVDRMKRAGKTHPTVVWLSDFLSEQKSRNLGRLLKINYLLERDRLEEHTATRPAEERAQIRNQLKASSDNLTGQLIEALQQVYGIARAEPGTTGAEVPEGKHLLTLQPGFTRTNPEAAVGFEENLYFIADDILAARHPKHPDFDPRLTRKAITKAELKTTLTWINRAMADGSRRVVVDGHQLATVRKIVHALGLGEVHDGPLNVTNDWRLRINKKAADHPDVGPDLSVEDIRTWIEELGYTGLDRNVSNLIIATYALLDDRTWVYQTSPLTEAPDLERIGQGYGLRAVELPTEEEFSTALGRAGKIFGETVSRVLFARNVASLAEKVRKVAEDNQRALGDARSLLQDNAARLGLAGPGGADAPRIRSMKAAADLVARLLRTDTPAALVRELAAAAYDVTDGEIGAALVQAPEVLAALRSPDWTDDLDTVCSLTGRGDSLGERARRLLDQVARTANEHEEEFSLVPVLDGLRDSTKALMREVARIAQAAGPVTPVGPAVTSEPTAQDVSLTEHGNPRVPTPPATAPPTDSTGPGTAPSGRTEAPRAVHVVEPTQLEATLAATVTRIEDEIRTFLAAHPDRRVQVIWKPVAAEGGDSEGTGD
- a CDS encoding adenine nucleotide alpha hydrolase family protein, which produces MTGTPAFHFWLSHPGAQAPGSGWQPLSDALYWESPTRAPDRRQLLAAAPDWADDLQRVARAVFAADRCTSREQTFDRWTRHIRLSVPVTAPDAWTRALPHLIALLATVTGDRWEVEFRPYDADARPRSRPLPFAPDEYAREVALFSGGLDSLGWAAQRATVRSPHALLLVMFEERNFESVQDTVYEAVLRRSERDLRRLEQSQTIRRPRDATFTLERSTRSRGLLYAATAVHAAAAERVPVVHIPENGQLALNPPHSAARWGACSTRSVHPWTLHHLNRVIELITDRPEQGVRVVNPFAALTEGEVCEAARDAGMPREILEATLSCGTSPMRQLGRSRLPRLPHCGLCFPCLVRRSGLLHAYGEDRTPYAADPWGPSLDADLAQHWRALTRWLDTQCTVLDLVADVPLPPEARTPDLLDVVERGREELRALVAQAPAVRRSA
- a CDS encoding ATP-binding protein, yielding MTSQQAQPTVTVSVFTHTFPATRLGASLARRFASRQLGGWGISPGAPLHDTVALIVAELAANAARHGRVPGRNFELRLLYEHKTTVVRIEVSDTHPRRPDPSSVGMADPEADGGRGLALVEAVAHRWGVDDRTGPGKTVWAQTEPVVS
- a CDS encoding helix-turn-helix domain-containing protein, with the translated sequence MTADHDGDTAAGGEPELSDSLRTFGAVLKALREADGLTQEEFALRVRYSAAYVAKIEQGKRFPPENLPDRAAEVLGSVAGKVLAAAAKSLRRKAGLASWFLQWAGIEEEAITLYAYECRGVPGLLQPEGYIRAVFERQLPPLTEEQIGRQVAARLERQRVLSERPNTAFSFIIEQCILERHVGGSDVTKVAVDHLLDLGRRTNVEIQIMPLRQEDHAGTDGQMYLAESAGNQWFGYVEGHRSSALITASSEVSILLQRYGKLRSQALDCRATVSLLEQMRGAL
- a CDS encoding DUF397 domain-containing protein gives rise to the protein MSTTDDLSWFKSSYSGGDGDNCIEIAVRPDAVHVRDSKDTGLRPFTVTPDAWTAFTTYASGS